Proteins encoded within one genomic window of Gloeobacter kilaueensis JS1:
- the rpoC1 gene encoding DNA-directed RNA polymerase subunit gamma, translated as MPRMEQRFDYIKISLASPERVMAWGQRTLPNGQVVGEVTKPETINYRTLKPEMDGLFCERIFGPSKDWECYCGKYKRVRHRGIVCERCGVEVTESKVRRHRMGYIKLAAPVTHVWYLKGIPSYISTLLDMPLRDVEQVVYFNAYVVLNPGNAENLYYKQLLTEDQYIEVEDQLYAEGSTLELPEGWAKMGAEAIHELLAAIEMESDAERLREELGESKGQKRTKLIKRLRVLDNFIATGSRPEWMVLTAIPVIPPDLRPMVQLDGGRFATSDLNDLYRRVINRNNRLARLQEILAPEIIVRNEKRMLQEAVDALIDNGRRGRTVVGANNRPLKSLSDIIEGKQGRFRQNLLGKRVDYSGRSVIVVGPKLKLHQCGLPKEMAIELFQPFVIHKLIQRGLVNNIKAAKKMIQRNDARIWGVLDEVITGHPVLLNRAPTLHRLGIQAFEPILVSGRAIQLHPLVCTAFNADFDGDQMAVHVPLSLESQAEARLLMLASNNVLSPATGRPIITPTQDMVLGCYYLTVDNPDAQKGAGKFFASADDAIIAYNQGMIDLHAKIWLRFEGEVETDGGPDDLRVRRDAEGNVLSQYVRTTVGRVIFNQVVQETLVAS; from the coding sequence ATGCCCAGGATGGAACAGCGTTTTGACTACATCAAGATCTCGCTCGCTTCACCGGAACGGGTGATGGCCTGGGGGCAGCGCACGTTGCCCAACGGCCAGGTCGTAGGTGAGGTGACCAAGCCCGAGACGATCAACTACCGCACCCTCAAGCCCGAGATGGACGGTCTATTTTGCGAGCGCATCTTTGGGCCTTCCAAAGACTGGGAGTGTTACTGCGGCAAGTATAAGCGGGTGCGGCACCGGGGCATCGTCTGCGAGCGCTGCGGCGTCGAGGTGACCGAATCGAAGGTGCGCCGCCACCGCATGGGTTACATCAAGCTCGCCGCCCCCGTCACCCACGTCTGGTATCTCAAGGGCATTCCTTCTTATATTTCGACGCTGCTCGATATGCCCCTGCGCGATGTCGAGCAGGTGGTCTACTTCAACGCCTACGTCGTGCTCAATCCCGGCAACGCCGAGAACCTCTACTACAAGCAGCTGCTCACCGAGGACCAGTACATCGAGGTCGAGGACCAGCTCTACGCCGAAGGTTCGACCCTCGAACTCCCCGAAGGCTGGGCGAAGATGGGCGCTGAGGCGATCCACGAACTGCTCGCTGCGATCGAGATGGAATCTGACGCTGAGCGGCTGCGCGAGGAGCTGGGCGAATCGAAGGGCCAGAAGCGCACCAAGCTCATCAAGCGCCTGCGGGTGCTCGACAACTTTATTGCCACCGGCTCAAGGCCCGAGTGGATGGTGCTTACTGCCATTCCGGTGATCCCGCCGGATCTAAGGCCGATGGTGCAGCTCGACGGTGGCCGCTTTGCCACCAGCGACCTCAACGACCTCTACCGCCGGGTGATCAACCGCAACAACCGTCTGGCGCGGCTGCAGGAGATTCTTGCCCCTGAGATTATCGTGCGCAACGAAAAGCGCATGTTGCAGGAGGCGGTGGACGCCCTGATCGACAACGGTCGGCGCGGGCGGACGGTGGTCGGAGCCAACAACCGGCCCCTCAAGTCGCTCTCCGACATCATCGAAGGCAAGCAGGGCCGCTTCCGGCAGAACCTGCTCGGCAAGCGCGTCGATTACTCGGGCCGCTCGGTGATCGTCGTCGGCCCCAAGCTCAAGCTCCACCAGTGCGGGCTTCCTAAAGAGATGGCCATCGAGCTGTTTCAGCCGTTTGTCATCCACAAGCTCATCCAGCGCGGCCTGGTCAACAACATCAAGGCCGCCAAAAAGATGATCCAGCGCAACGATGCGCGCATCTGGGGCGTGCTCGACGAGGTGATTACGGGCCATCCGGTGCTACTGAACCGCGCTCCGACCCTGCATCGCCTGGGCATCCAGGCCTTCGAGCCGATCCTCGTCTCCGGACGGGCGATCCAGCTCCATCCGCTCGTCTGCACCGCCTTCAACGCCGACTTCGATGGCGACCAGATGGCCGTTCACGTGCCCCTGTCGCTCGAATCCCAGGCAGAGGCCAGGCTCCTGATGCTCGCCTCCAACAACGTGCTCTCACCCGCCACGGGGCGACCGATCATCACCCCCACCCAGGACATGGTGCTCGGTTGCTACTACCTGACCGTCGATAATCCTGACGCCCAGAAGGGTGCTGGCAAATTCTTCGCCAGCGCCGACGATGCGATCATCGCCTACAACCAGGGGATGATCGACCTGCACGCCAAGATCTGGCTGCGCTTTGAGGGCGAGGTCGAAACCGACGGTGGGCCAGACGATCTGCGGGTGCGCCGCGACGCGGAGGGCAACGTGCTTTCTCAGTACGTCCGCACCACCGTCGGACGGGTCATCTTCAACCAGGTTGTTCAAGAAACGCTTGTCGCCAGCTAG
- a CDS encoding cell division protein SepF — translation MSSFWSKFKNFVGFGDEFDYEEEGEDYEQVYRDENKRDEARRAATGGSAAAATPSATAAATEGQPAPGSVRKRVRAGNVIGMPGNGVNEVLVIEPRSFEEAPQIVQHLRDRKSVILNLTLMDSDQAQRSVDFVAGATFAIDGHQERVGDGIFLFTPSTVMISTEMPSQLRQAGQGFGGNFRLSQDAPPRRAQG, via the coding sequence ATGAGTAGCTTCTGGTCGAAGTTCAAGAACTTCGTCGGGTTCGGCGATGAGTTCGACTACGAGGAGGAGGGCGAGGACTACGAGCAGGTCTACCGCGACGAGAACAAGCGCGACGAGGCTCGCCGGGCCGCCACCGGTGGCAGCGCTGCCGCTGCGACGCCCTCGGCCACAGCAGCCGCTACCGAGGGCCAGCCGGCTCCCGGTTCAGTGCGCAAGCGCGTGCGCGCCGGAAACGTGATCGGGATGCCGGGCAACGGCGTCAACGAAGTGCTCGTCATCGAACCGCGCTCCTTTGAAGAAGCGCCGCAGATCGTCCAGCACCTGCGCGATCGCAAGTCGGTCATCCTCAACCTGACGCTCATGGATAGCGACCAGGCCCAGCGCAGCGTCGATTTCGTCGCCGGTGCCACCTTCGCCATCGACGGCCACCAGGAGCGGGTAGGCGATGGGATCTTCCTGTTTACCCCGAGCACCGTCATGATCAGCACCGAAATGCCCTCCCAACTGCGGCAGGCCGGTCAGGGCTTCGGCGGCAATTTCCGCCTCAGCCAGGACGCACCGCCGCGCCGCGCCCAGGGCTAA
- the pyrE gene encoding orotate phosphoribosyltransferase encodes MPSPLDWDSARRQRELLALMRELCYREGDFKLSSGQTSTYYIDSKKATLHPLGALLVGLVLYDRLPEAVQAIGGLTLGADPIVTAVAVVAALKDPGRDFAAFIVRKEVKKHGSQQWLEGPPIAAGSTVAIVDDVVTTGASGLLAAEKAEAAGLKVAAILALVDRRQGGGELYAERGYRFEPVFTIDDFRSQKE; translated from the coding sequence ATGCCCTCGCCCCTCGATTGGGATTCTGCCCGCCGGCAACGCGAACTGCTGGCGCTGATGCGCGAACTTTGCTACCGCGAGGGCGATTTCAAACTCTCCTCAGGCCAGACGAGCACCTATTATATCGACAGCAAAAAGGCGACCCTGCACCCGCTCGGGGCACTCCTGGTGGGCCTGGTGCTTTACGATCGGCTGCCGGAGGCGGTGCAGGCGATCGGTGGGCTGACTCTAGGAGCCGACCCGATTGTGACGGCGGTGGCGGTGGTAGCGGCGCTAAAAGACCCCGGTCGCGACTTTGCCGCCTTTATCGTCCGAAAAGAAGTCAAAAAACACGGCTCCCAGCAGTGGCTGGAAGGACCGCCCATCGCCGCCGGAAGCACGGTCGCCATCGTCGATGACGTGGTGACGACGGGGGCAAGCGGGCTTCTGGCCGCCGAAAAAGCCGAAGCAGCTGGACTGAAAGTTGCTGCGATCCTGGCCCTCGTCGATCGCCGCCAGGGCGGCGGCGAGTTGTACGCCGAGCGGGGCTACCGATTTGAGCCAGTGTTCACCATAGACGACTTTCGCAGCCAGAAAGAGTAA
- the cysT gene encoding sulfate ABC transporter permease subunit CysT, protein MTITFKKHSILPGFGLSLGYTLLYLSLIVLIPLSATFFKTATLGWDTFWQTISEPRVLASYRLSFGASLLAACINAAFGFLVAWVLVRYEFPGKKLIDAFVDLPFALPTAVAGISLTTIYASNGWIGQYLEPLGIKVTYTWLGVAVALTFIGLPFVVRTLQPVLLELDVQIEEAAASLGANRWQTFTRVIFPGIFPALLTGFALAFARALGEYGSVVFISGNLPLKTEIVPLIIITKLEQYNYAGATAIAVVMLVASFVLLLIINLLQWWTRSRQIAST, encoded by the coding sequence ATGACGATTACCTTTAAAAAGCACAGCATCCTGCCCGGCTTTGGCCTCAGCCTCGGCTACACGCTCTTGTATCTGAGCTTGATCGTGCTCATTCCGCTCTCGGCCACCTTCTTCAAGACGGCCACCCTCGGCTGGGATACCTTCTGGCAGACGATCAGCGAACCGCGCGTGCTCGCCTCCTACCGGCTCTCGTTTGGCGCGTCGCTGCTCGCCGCCTGCATCAACGCTGCCTTCGGCTTTCTGGTCGCCTGGGTGCTGGTGCGCTACGAATTTCCAGGCAAAAAGCTCATCGACGCATTCGTCGATCTGCCCTTTGCCCTGCCCACCGCCGTCGCGGGCATTTCACTGACGACCATCTACGCCTCCAACGGCTGGATCGGCCAGTACCTCGAACCGCTGGGCATCAAAGTCACCTACACCTGGCTGGGTGTGGCCGTCGCCCTCACCTTTATCGGGCTGCCCTTCGTCGTCCGGACCCTGCAACCGGTCTTGCTTGAACTGGACGTGCAGATCGAGGAGGCCGCCGCCAGTCTCGGGGCCAATCGCTGGCAGACGTTTACCCGCGTTATCTTTCCGGGCATCTTTCCGGCTTTGCTCACCGGTTTTGCCCTCGCCTTCGCCCGCGCCCTGGGCGAGTACGGCTCGGTCGTCTTTATCTCGGGCAACCTGCCGCTCAAGACTGAGATCGTGCCGCTCATCATCATCACCAAGCTCGAACAGTACAACTACGCCGGTGCCACAGCTATCGCGGTTGTCATGCTCGTCGCTTCTTTTGTTTTGCTTTTGATCATCAACCTGCTGCAGTGGTGGACCCGTAGCCGCCAGATCGCCAGTACCTGA
- the proC gene encoding pyrroline-5-carboxylate reductase, translated as MKLGIIGGGAMAEAIVAGLVASAAYAPSDILVSDPVAERGDWLTGRYGVASTTDNLAVVGAETLLLAIKPQVFPAVCEQIAAQLQAGLVLSILAGISLSALNGAFPGRAVIRAMPNTPALVRFGITALSRSGAVSESHFQLARTLFGAIGEVVEVPEAAMDAVTGLSGSGPGYFALVVEALIDGGVSAGLPRPTATRLVLATLRGSAELMLQENLHPALLKDRVASPGGTTAAGLGELETRAVRGAFIEAVKAAARRARELSG; from the coding sequence ATGAAGCTGGGTATCATCGGCGGTGGTGCGATGGCCGAAGCGATTGTCGCCGGTCTGGTCGCCAGCGCAGCTTACGCACCCTCGGACATTCTGGTGAGCGATCCTGTGGCTGAGCGGGGCGACTGGCTCACCGGGCGTTACGGTGTGGCGAGCACGACCGACAATCTGGCCGTCGTCGGTGCCGAAACGTTGCTGCTTGCGATCAAGCCCCAGGTCTTCCCGGCGGTGTGCGAGCAGATCGCGGCTCAACTCCAGGCTGGCCTTGTCCTCTCGATCCTTGCCGGTATCTCCCTGTCGGCGCTAAACGGTGCTTTTCCTGGCCGGGCTGTGATCCGGGCGATGCCCAATACCCCGGCTCTGGTGCGCTTCGGAATCACTGCCCTCAGCCGCTCCGGTGCCGTTTCAGAATCGCATTTTCAGCTCGCCCGCACCCTTTTTGGAGCGATAGGCGAGGTGGTCGAGGTGCCCGAGGCGGCGATGGATGCGGTCACTGGCCTCTCCGGCTCCGGGCCGGGCTACTTTGCCCTGGTGGTCGAGGCGCTCATCGACGGCGGCGTGAGTGCCGGTCTGCCCCGTCCCACCGCGACCCGGTTGGTGCTCGCCACCCTGCGCGGCAGTGCTGAACTGATGTTGCAAGAAAATTTGCACCCGGCCCTGCTCAAGGACCGGGTAGCGAGTCCTGGGGGCACCACCGCTGCCGGTCTGGGGGAACTGGAGACGCGCGCCGTGCGCGGCGCTTTTATCGAAGCGGTCAAAGCTGCCGCCCGCCGCGCCCGCGAACTGTCAGGTTAA
- the wecB gene encoding non-hydrolyzing UDP-N-acetylglucosamine 2-epimerase: MSKVAIVLGTRPEAVKLAPVILRFRACPRIETRVILTGQHREMLHQTLAWFDIEADSDLQIMTPRQSLAQITCRALTGLEDVFQQERPELVIVQGDTTTTFAAALAAFYQKIPLGHVEAGLRTGVADDPFPEEMNRRLTSRLSALHFAPTTRALENLRREGIHERVYLTGNTVIDALQTIAHRQPECPVPGLDWQRYRVLLVTVHRRENWGRPLADIAQALVDILEAHADTAVLLPLHKNPTVREPLQQILGSHPRAFLTEPLDYPELVGAMQRATLVLTDSGGLQEEAPALAKPVLVLRETTERPEAIEAGVALQVGTDRRAIVQATGALLTDTELYKKMAQAVNPFGDGRASGRILEAILAYLGFDSQSSDT; encoded by the coding sequence ATGAGCAAAGTTGCAATTGTCCTGGGTACCCGCCCGGAGGCGGTCAAACTGGCACCGGTGATCTTGCGCTTTCGGGCCTGCCCGCGCATCGAGACGCGGGTGATCCTCACCGGACAGCACCGGGAGATGCTGCACCAGACGCTGGCCTGGTTCGACATCGAGGCGGACAGTGATCTGCAGATTATGACGCCCCGCCAGAGCCTTGCCCAGATCACCTGCCGGGCGCTCACGGGGCTGGAAGACGTTTTTCAACAGGAGCGGCCCGAACTGGTGATCGTGCAGGGCGACACGACCACCACCTTCGCCGCTGCCTTAGCGGCCTTCTATCAAAAAATTCCCCTGGGCCACGTCGAGGCGGGCCTGCGCACCGGGGTGGCGGACGACCCGTTTCCGGAGGAGATGAACCGCCGCCTCACCTCCCGCCTCAGCGCACTGCACTTTGCGCCGACGACGCGGGCGCTCGAAAATCTCCGGCGCGAGGGCATCCACGAGCGGGTCTACCTCACCGGCAACACAGTGATCGACGCCCTTCAGACGATCGCCCACCGCCAGCCGGAGTGCCCGGTGCCGGGCCTCGACTGGCAGCGCTACCGGGTGCTTTTGGTGACGGTCCATCGCCGCGAGAACTGGGGCCGGCCCCTCGCCGACATCGCCCAGGCTCTCGTCGATATTCTGGAAGCCCACGCCGATACAGCCGTGCTCCTGCCGCTGCACAAAAATCCGACCGTGCGCGAGCCGCTGCAGCAAATCTTAGGTTCGCACCCCCGCGCCTTTCTCACCGAACCCCTCGATTATCCGGAACTGGTCGGAGCGATGCAGCGGGCAACACTGGTGCTCACCGACTCCGGCGGCCTGCAGGAAGAAGCGCCCGCCCTCGCCAAACCGGTGCTCGTCCTGCGCGAGACCACCGAGCGGCCCGAGGCGATCGAGGCGGGGGTCGCCCTTCAAGTCGGAACGGACCGCCGGGCAATCGTGCAGGCGACCGGCGCACTGCTCACCGATACAGAACTTTATAAAAAGATGGCCCAGGCGGTCAATCCCTTCGGCGATGGCCGCGCCAGTGGCCGCATTCTTGAGGCCATCCTCGCCTATCTGGGGTTCGACTCACAATCCTCCGACACCTGA
- a CDS encoding carbohydrate ABC transporter permease, whose translation MPKTAERDWSAWLFLAPALVLLGLFVVWPMAYLVGLSFTDGSLRDPLFVGTANYERLFTSESFRQVLFNTALFTAGSVIPSVGLALLAAVVLSRTVPLRGLLRSAYFLPTIISLVAAGVSFRWLFHPQGWVNALTSLAGIAPISWLSSPFWAMPVLILVATWKQIGFNLVIFIAGLGAVPTSRYEAAELDGANAFQQFWHITLPGIRPTLIFALITTVIFTFRSFEPVFVMTGGGPLGTTDILVYYVWEQAFGLFSFGISAAAATVLLVGVLVVTALQLWVAGGE comes from the coding sequence ATGCCAAAGACGGCTGAGCGCGACTGGAGCGCCTGGCTGTTTCTTGCACCGGCCCTCGTCCTTTTGGGCCTGTTCGTCGTCTGGCCGATGGCGTATCTGGTGGGCCTCAGTTTTACCGACGGGTCGCTGCGCGACCCGCTTTTTGTCGGTACCGCCAATTACGAACGCCTGTTTACGAGCGAGAGCTTCCGGCAGGTGCTATTCAACACCGCCCTCTTTACCGCCGGATCGGTGATTCCGAGCGTCGGCCTCGCCCTTCTCGCAGCGGTGGTCCTGAGCCGCACCGTGCCGCTGCGCGGCCTTTTGCGCTCGGCCTACTTTTTGCCCACGATCATCTCGCTGGTGGCAGCGGGGGTCTCCTTCCGCTGGCTCTTCCATCCCCAGGGCTGGGTGAACGCCCTTACTTCCCTGGCAGGGATCGCACCGATAAGCTGGCTTTCGAGCCCCTTCTGGGCGATGCCGGTGCTCATCCTCGTCGCCACCTGGAAGCAAATCGGTTTTAACCTGGTCATCTTTATCGCTGGACTTGGGGCTGTCCCCACAAGCCGCTACGAGGCCGCCGAACTCGATGGAGCGAACGCCTTTCAGCAGTTCTGGCACATCACCCTGCCCGGCATCCGGCCCACGCTCATCTTTGCGCTCATCACCACCGTCATCTTTACTTTCCGCAGCTTCGAGCCGGTCTTTGTGATGACCGGCGGCGGCCCCCTGGGCACGACTGACATTCTTGTCTACTACGTCTGGGAGCAAGCGTTTGGCCTGTTTAGCTTTGGCATCTCCGCCGCCGCTGCCACAGTCTTGCTGGTGGGCGTGCTCGTCGTCACCGCCCTGCAACTGTGGGTGGCAGGAGGAGAATAA
- the cysW gene encoding sulfate ABC transporter permease subunit CysW encodes MEGSSLVARLGGGKPKAAPSEPALVRWTLITVALLFLSLFLFVPLAAVFSLALEKGLGVYFAALVEPDALSAIKLTLLTAGIAVPLNLVFGLAAAWAIAKFQFTGRSLLITLIDLPFAVSPVISGLIYVLLFGAQGVLGPWLSSHDIKIIFAVPGIVLATTFVTFPFVARELIPLMEDQGPEEEETAISLGANGWQTFWRVTIPNVKWGLLYGVILCNARAMGEFGAVSVVSGHVRGLTNTIPLHIEILYNEYNYTAAFAVASLLALLALVTLAAKSFIEWKTSQQIEDAKDG; translated from the coding sequence ATGGAAGGTTCCTCCCTTGTCGCCCGCCTTGGCGGTGGAAAGCCCAAGGCCGCCCCCAGTGAACCGGCGCTCGTGCGCTGGACATTGATTACCGTGGCTCTGCTGTTTTTGAGTTTGTTCCTGTTCGTACCTCTGGCCGCCGTCTTCTCCCTCGCCCTCGAAAAGGGGCTGGGAGTCTACTTCGCGGCCCTCGTCGAGCCGGACGCCCTCTCGGCGATCAAGCTGACACTGCTTACCGCCGGGATCGCCGTACCTTTGAACCTTGTCTTTGGCCTCGCCGCCGCCTGGGCGATTGCCAAGTTTCAATTTACCGGGCGCAGCCTGCTCATCACCCTCATCGATCTGCCCTTTGCCGTCTCGCCGGTCATTTCGGGCCTGATCTACGTGCTCCTTTTTGGTGCCCAGGGCGTGCTCGGTCCCTGGCTTTCAAGCCACGACATCAAGATCATCTTTGCTGTACCTGGGATCGTGCTCGCCACCACCTTCGTCACCTTCCCCTTCGTCGCCCGCGAACTGATTCCGCTCATGGAAGATCAAGGGCCCGAAGAAGAAGAAACCGCCATCTCCCTCGGTGCCAATGGCTGGCAGACCTTCTGGCGGGTGACGATTCCCAACGTCAAGTGGGGGTTGCTCTACGGCGTCATCCTCTGCAACGCCCGCGCCATGGGCGAATTCGGTGCGGTCTCGGTCGTCTCAGGCCACGTGCGCGGCCTCACCAACACCATCCCACTGCACATCGAAATTCTCTACAACGAGTACAACTACACCGCTGCCTTCGCCGTCGCCTCGCTTTTGGCCCTGTTGGCCCTGGTCACCCTCGCCGCCAAGAGCTTTATCGAGTGGAAGACCAGCCAGCAGATCGAAGATGCCAAAGACGGCTGA
- a CDS encoding YggS family pyridoxal phosphate-dependent enzyme, translating to MGVPEQIHWLREQLPPSVRLVAVTKQVSVERIREAYDCGIRDFGENRVQEAEQKILQLTDLQGVSWHLIGSLQRNKVRPALELFDWIHSVDSLRLAERLSALIASVGRRPQLLLQVKLAADPGKAGWSKAELDEALPALAALPHLDIRGLMAIAPSGLSAPDTQDLFSQVASYAREIAGRAEGNRWQSLRMEELSMGMSGDYPQAIAAGATIVRLGQILFGSRLPLRRNADE from the coding sequence GTGGGAGTTCCTGAGCAGATCCACTGGCTTCGAGAACAGCTACCACCTTCCGTAAGGCTGGTCGCTGTCACCAAACAGGTGAGCGTCGAGCGCATCCGCGAAGCCTACGACTGCGGCATTCGGGACTTTGGTGAGAACCGGGTTCAGGAGGCCGAACAGAAAATCCTGCAGTTGACGGACCTTCAAGGAGTGTCCTGGCATTTGATTGGCAGTCTGCAGCGCAACAAAGTTCGTCCGGCCCTCGAGCTATTTGACTGGATCCATTCAGTCGATAGTCTGCGTCTGGCAGAACGGCTCAGTGCGCTCATCGCTTCGGTAGGCCGCAGGCCGCAGCTGTTGCTGCAGGTCAAACTGGCCGCCGATCCGGGCAAGGCCGGCTGGTCAAAAGCCGAGCTGGACGAGGCGCTGCCGGCGCTCGCGGCTTTGCCGCACCTCGACATTCGGGGGCTGATGGCGATTGCGCCCAGCGGGCTGAGCGCTCCGGACACCCAGGATCTGTTCAGTCAGGTGGCTTCCTACGCCCGCGAGATCGCCGGGCGGGCCGAGGGCAATCGCTGGCAGAGCCTTCGCATGGAGGAGCTGTCGATGGGCATGTCGGGAGATTACCCGCAGGCGATTGCTGCCGGGGCGACGATCGTGCGCCTGGGACAGATCCTCTTCGGTTCACGTCTACCGCTACGGAGGAATGCTGATGAGTAG